In one window of Buchnera aphidicola (Schlechtendalia chinensis) DNA:
- a CDS encoding methyltransferase, with product MLYFWPYSKYEAIFHLKYIISIIPKNSSIFLVGKKNSGINTIQNLFKMWIKFSKIDSAKHCCLFSGKIVSRPTFQFKAFIYNNFYNNINIKTIPGVFSYKKVDVGSQLLISTFTKPIKGDVLDVGCGSGILSISLAKKFNKIKITLTDINIAALESSKLTLKHNDISGEVFESDIYSNIYKTFNLIVSNPPRHEHSKKNLNCIKKIIKNSTKYLKRNGEIRIVVNSNVSCDEFFRNTFFEYNVLLKNKNFKVYQAYKRNEIKKFKTS from the coding sequence ATATTGTATTTTTGGCCATATAGTAAATATGAAGCTATATTTCATTTAAAATATATTATTTCAATAATTCCAAAAAATAGTTCTATCTTTTTAGTTGGAAAAAAAAATAGTGGAATAAACACTATACAAAATTTATTTAAAATGTGGATAAAATTTTCAAAAATAGATTCTGCGAAGCATTGTTGTTTATTTTCTGGGAAAATTGTATCAAGACCTACATTTCAATTCAAAGCGTTTATATATAATAATTTTTATAATAACATAAATATAAAAACTATTCCGGGAGTATTTAGTTATAAAAAAGTAGATGTAGGTTCTCAACTATTAATATCAACTTTTACAAAACCGATAAAAGGAGATGTTCTCGATGTAGGATGCGGTTCAGGAATTTTATCAATATCGCTAGCTAAAAAATTTAATAAAATCAAAATAACATTAACAGATATTAACATAGCAGCACTAGAATCTAGTAAATTAACTCTAAAACATAACGATATTTCAGGAGAAGTATTCGAAAGTGATATTTATTCAAATATTTATAAAACATTTAACTTAATTGTATCTAATCCACCTAGGCATGAACATTCAAAAAAAAATTTAAATTGTATAAAAAAAATTATTAAAAATTCTACAAAATATTTAAAACGTAACGGTGAAATCAGAATTGTAGTAAACTCAAATGTGTCTTGTGATGAATTTTTTCGAAACACTTTTTTTGAATACAATGTTCTATTAAAAAATAAAAATTTTAAGGTTTATCAAGCGTATAAGAGAAATGAAATAAAAAAATTTAAGACAAGTTAG
- the murJ gene encoding murein biosynthesis integral membrane protein MurJ — MNVLKKLISLSSITFFSRILGFVRDSLIAYMFGVSETTDSFFLAFKIPNLLRRIFSEGFFSQVLIPILSKYKKNCNIKVIQNFFSNILGFMIVILSVVTIFGIFFSYDIISVLAPGLNNSSYKFRLTTELLKIIFPYVLFISLGSLIGSVLNTWNYFFIPACSPVLFNLNVIIFILYFSSYFKVSVFSLAWAVLLGGFIQFIYQIPFLKKIDMLVFPKFCIKILEIQKIFNKIIVVIIGISTNQISIIINTIFSSFLVTGSISWMYYSDRLIEFISGIFGVSLGTILLPLLSNSVVNANRKEYYKLLDWSLRIGCLIAIPSSIALAILSKTIVIVLFQYGNFSIYDVIMTKNILILHSIGLIPLILIKIMLPGFYSNNEFKTPILISIFILIVTQMMNLFFLSYLNQNSFALSASIASWIHCILLFRKLLKKKLFCFEPGWLIFLGKIFVSVLVMVSILTVNLHIFYNLSSEIIIVKFFQLFLICFLSGCSYLITLFALGLRLYHFSFFMYKKY, encoded by the coding sequence ATGAATGTTTTAAAAAAATTAATTTCTTTAAGTTCTATAACTTTTTTTTCTAGAATTTTAGGATTTGTAAGAGATTCACTTATTGCGTACATGTTTGGAGTATCAGAAACAACAGATTCTTTTTTTTTAGCTTTTAAAATTCCAAATCTACTTCGAAGAATTTTTTCAGAAGGTTTTTTTTCTCAAGTCTTAATTCCTATTCTATCAAAGTATAAGAAAAATTGTAATATTAAAGTTATACAAAATTTTTTTTCTAATATATTGGGATTTATGATTGTTATTTTAAGTGTTGTCACAATTTTTGGAATATTTTTTTCATATGATATAATTTCGGTACTTGCTCCTGGATTGAATAACAGTTCATATAAATTTCGTTTAACAACAGAATTATTAAAGATTATTTTCCCTTATGTATTGTTTATTTCTTTAGGATCATTAATTGGATCGGTTCTTAACACTTGGAACTACTTTTTTATACCTGCTTGTTCTCCTGTTTTATTCAACTTAAATGTAATAATTTTTATCTTATATTTTTCTTCTTATTTTAAAGTTTCAGTTTTTTCTTTAGCATGGGCAGTTTTATTAGGTGGATTTATACAATTTATTTATCAAATTCCTTTTTTAAAAAAAATTGACATGTTAGTATTTCCAAAATTTTGCATCAAAATTTTGGAAATTCAAAAAATTTTCAATAAAATAATCGTAGTTATCATAGGGATTTCTACTAATCAAATTTCAATAATTATAAATACTATTTTTTCTTCATTTTTAGTAACTGGATCTATATCATGGATGTATTATTCCGATAGACTAATAGAATTTATTTCTGGAATTTTTGGGGTATCTTTAGGAACTATTTTGCTACCTTTGTTATCTAACAGTGTTGTTAACGCAAATCGAAAAGAGTATTACAAATTGTTAGATTGGTCACTCCGAATTGGGTGTTTAATAGCTATTCCTAGTTCTATTGCTTTAGCAATTTTGTCAAAAACAATAGTTATTGTGCTATTTCAATATGGAAATTTTTCAATTTATGATGTTATTATGACTAAAAATATTTTAATATTACATTCTATTGGATTGATTCCATTAATTTTGATAAAAATTATGTTACCTGGATTTTATTCTAACAATGAGTTTAAAACTCCTATATTAATTTCTATTTTTATATTAATTGTTACGCAAATGATGAATTTATTTTTTCTTTCATATTTAAATCAAAACAGTTTTGCTCTTTCTGCTAGTATTGCATCTTGGATACATTGTATTTTACTTTTTAGAAAATTACTCAAAAAAAAATTATTCTGTTTTGAACCGGGGTGGTTAATTTTTTTAGGAAAAATATTTGTTTCGGTTTTAGTAATGGTTAGTATTTTAACTGTTAATTTACATATTTTTTATAATTTGAGTTCGGAAATAATAATTGTTAAATTTTTTCAATTGTTTTTAATTTGTTTCTTATCTGGTTGTAGTTATTTAATAACACTTTTTGCGTTAGGATTACGCTTATATCATTTTTCATTTTTTATGTATAAAAAGTATTAA
- the pyrC gene encoding dihydroorotase, whose product MVDVKKITIIKPDDWHVHFRSGKILQKMVKYTSQFYQRAMIMPNLKNPITTIQSGEDYKKNIVNLLKKNSTFKPLITCYLTEDTKPNDIEYAFYKKVFFAAKLYFRNSTSYSKSGITNINTINLVLDRMQKIGMPLLIHGEILDKNVDIFDREKVFINTVLVKLQENFPQLKIVLEHISTKDAVNFVKFSNNNIAATITPHHLLYNRNDMLRTGIKPHLYCFPILKSKIHQNALKKAITSGNKKFFLGTDSAPHYVHRKESNCGSAGIFNTLSSLSIYIEIFEKMRALNHFESFCSKNGPLFYSLPENKSTITFIKRKWKIPKEIVIGRKKIIPFLAGKTMKWAIK is encoded by the coding sequence ATGGTTGATGTTAAAAAAATTACCATAATAAAACCAGATGACTGGCACGTGCATTTCAGAAGTGGGAAAATATTACAAAAAATGGTAAAATATACAAGTCAATTCTATCAAAGAGCCATGATCATGCCCAATTTAAAAAACCCTATCACTACCATACAATCTGGAGAAGATTATAAAAAAAATATAGTGAATTTGTTAAAAAAAAATTCTACTTTTAAGCCATTAATAACTTGCTATTTAACGGAAGATACCAAACCTAATGATATTGAATATGCTTTTTATAAAAAAGTATTTTTTGCTGCAAAATTGTATTTTAGAAATAGTACTAGTTACTCTAAAAGTGGAATCACTAATATTAACACTATCAATCTAGTTTTAGATCGCATGCAAAAAATAGGTATGCCACTATTAATTCATGGGGAAATATTGGATAAAAACGTTGATATATTTGATAGAGAAAAAGTTTTTATTAATACAGTACTAGTTAAATTACAAGAAAACTTTCCGCAATTAAAAATTGTTTTAGAACATATTAGTACTAAAGATGCAGTAAACTTTGTAAAATTTTCCAATAACAATATAGCGGCTACAATTACGCCACATCATTTACTGTACAATAGAAATGATATGTTACGTACTGGTATTAAACCACATTTATATTGTTTTCCAATATTAAAATCTAAAATACATCAAAATGCTCTTAAAAAAGCAATTACTAGTGGAAATAAAAAATTCTTTTTAGGTACTGACAGCGCACCACATTATGTCCATAGAAAAGAAAGCAATTGCGGATCAGCTGGAATTTTTAACACATTGTCATCATTGTCAATATATATTGAAATATTTGAAAAGATGCGTGCATTAAATCATTTTGAATCTTTTTGTTCAAAAAACGGACCACTATTTTATTCACTTCCAGAAAATAAAAGCACTATAACTTTTATTAAACGAAAATGGAAAATTCCCAAAGAGATTGTTATAGGACGTAAAAAAATTATTCCATTTTTAGCTGGAAAAACAATGAAATGGGCAATAAAATAA
- the flgA gene encoding flagellar basal body P-ring formation chaperone FlgA → MNFKMRIFLLLFFFIHCSVQAQDFQEHLISFLKAYDRVHFNNSIIVLCNDCSPKTWETCPFPKFILLDSIKSSEFNNVKVICEKSYHILKVKFINIGEYFIASRNIVKGTKITDKDIFVKYGHLNKIPVDAYTNQNDVLGLVSTKDIKKNEFITKSLFCPIWLIKLNQKVSVIIKSSGFTIFAEGNSINNAYEGQEVKVKLNNGTIILGIAKDRNSVIVYK, encoded by the coding sequence ATGAACTTTAAAATGCGTATATTTTTATTGTTATTTTTTTTTATTCATTGTTCAGTACAAGCACAAGATTTTCAAGAGCACTTAATTAGTTTTCTGAAAGCATATGATCGTGTCCACTTTAATAATTCTATCATTGTTTTATGTAATGATTGTTCTCCTAAAACATGGGAAACATGCCCGTTTCCTAAATTTATTTTATTAGATTCTATAAAATCATCTGAATTTAATAATGTTAAAGTTATTTGTGAAAAATCTTACCATATTTTAAAAGTAAAATTTATTAATATAGGTGAATATTTTATAGCTTCTCGAAATATTGTAAAAGGAACAAAAATAACTGATAAAGATATTTTTGTTAAGTATGGACATTTAAACAAAATTCCAGTTGATGCATATACCAATCAAAATGATGTACTAGGTTTAGTAAGCACAAAAGATATCAAAAAAAATGAATTTATAACTAAAAGTTTGTTTTGCCCAATTTGGTTAATTAAACTAAATCAAAAAGTCTCAGTAATTATTAAAAGTTCAGGTTTTACAATTTTTGCAGAAGGAAACTCAATTAACAATGCGTACGAAGGTCAAGAAGTAAAAGTAAAATTAAATAATGGAACTATAATATTAGGAATAGCTAAAGATAGAAATAGTGTTATTGTTTATAAATAG
- the flgB gene encoding flagellar basal body rod protein FlgB: MLDKLDRAFDFDAFILNLYSYRQELLASNIANSDTPNYQPLDINFSKIFKQLLNKKRFSQVDNLTLTSKNHISISKNKKFNNYNELLKKDYIIKKDKIDVDSEKVNFINNSLLYQMNITFINNKFKNLMNVLKG, translated from the coding sequence ATGTTAGATAAACTAGATCGAGCATTCGATTTTGATGCATTTATATTAAATTTGTATTCTTATCGGCAGGAACTACTAGCATCTAATATTGCAAATAGTGATACACCAAATTATCAACCATTAGACATAAACTTCTCTAAAATATTTAAGCAACTATTAAATAAAAAACGTTTTAGTCAAGTAGACAATTTAACTCTTACTTCTAAAAACCATATTTCCATTTCAAAAAATAAAAAATTTAATAATTATAACGAACTTCTAAAAAAGGATTACATTATTAAAAAAGATAAAATAGACGTAGACTCTGAAAAAGTGAATTTCATAAATAATAGTTTATTATATCAAATGAACATCACTTTTATAAATAACAAATTTAAAAATCTTATGAATGTATTAAAAGGATAA
- the flgC gene encoding flagellar basal body rod protein FlgC, with protein sequence MSLLNIFDIANSAMTAQSTKIQMHASNLANMDSLVEKNGKLYPYIAKKIIFEFDDTKDSILGGVKVKEIIEDTQTPFKKVYDPNNPISDSQGFAEISNVNIITETINAISASRAYQANLEMLNTAKSMFLKTLTIGQ encoded by the coding sequence ATGTCTTTATTAAACATATTCGACATTGCAAATTCAGCAATGACAGCACAATCTACAAAAATACAAATGCATGCTAGTAACTTGGCTAATATGGATAGTTTAGTTGAAAAAAATGGAAAATTATACCCATACATAGCAAAAAAAATTATCTTTGAATTTGATGATACTAAGGATTCTATATTAGGAGGAGTAAAAGTTAAAGAAATAATAGAAGACACACAAACACCATTTAAAAAAGTATATGATCCTAACAATCCAATTTCTGATTCACAAGGATTTGCTGAAATTTCAAACGTTAATATTATTACTGAAACTATTAATGCTATTTCAGCATCAAGAGCTTATCAAGCTAATTTAGAAATGTTAAACACCGCAAAATCTATGTTTCTAAAAACATTAACAATAGGACAATAA
- a CDS encoding flagellar basal body rod C-terminal domain-containing protein — protein MKPLTQIIMMSSRRLLDNQEILANNISNASTTGFKAKLLSRNVILENRNDKESNYLPEMTYDQTQGLFRNTSRPLDFSIKDKDGWLAVQVNNNEIAYTKNGHLQINKNQQICSQNNVVIGENGPITVPDYSDIKILSDGTISISNNDKNFDQKIDKIRLVRIDSKNLKYSNNGLYFLKDKNQINSELKNNDNINILPETLEDSNVNLPESIVDMISDSRMFDIYMKILMHRDESLQLINKFLNVNN, from the coding sequence ATGAAACCATTAACACAAATAATAATGATGTCTTCTAGAAGACTCTTAGATAATCAAGAAATACTAGCTAATAATATATCCAACGCATCTACTACAGGGTTTAAAGCGAAATTACTATCTCGAAACGTTATATTAGAGAATAGAAATGATAAAGAAAGTAATTATTTACCCGAAATGACGTATGATCAAACACAGGGTCTTTTTAGAAATACTTCACGACCATTAGACTTTTCCATAAAAGACAAAGATGGATGGTTAGCAGTACAAGTTAATAATAATGAAATAGCCTATACTAAAAATGGACATCTACAAATAAATAAAAATCAACAGATATGCAGTCAAAACAATGTAGTTATAGGGGAAAACGGACCTATAACAGTTCCAGATTATTCTGACATAAAAATATTATCTGATGGTACAATAAGTATTTCAAACAATGATAAGAATTTTGATCAAAAAATAGATAAAATTAGGTTAGTTCGTATTGACTCAAAAAATTTAAAATATAGTAATAATGGTTTATATTTTTTAAAAGATAAAAATCAAATTAATTCAGAATTGAAAAATAATGATAATATAAATATATTACCAGAAACACTAGAAGACAGCAACGTAAATTTGCCTGAAAGTATAGTAGATATGATTTCAGATTCTAGAATGTTCGATATTTATATGAAAATTTTAATGCATCGTGATGAAAGTTTACAACTTATCAATAAATTTTTAAACGTTAATAATTAA